A single Trachemys scripta elegans isolate TJP31775 chromosome 20, CAS_Tse_1.0, whole genome shotgun sequence DNA region contains:
- the HTR1D gene encoding LOW QUALITY PROTEIN: 5-hydroxytryptamine receptor 1D (The sequence of the model RefSeq protein was modified relative to this genomic sequence to represent the inferred CDS: substituted 1 base at 1 genomic stop codon) translates to MAQCNHSKELSLQSTSNESLNATEMPVAWDETTLLGLKILLAVVLSVITLATILSNSFVIITIFLTRKLHTPANYLIGSLAVTDLLVSILVMPINIAYTVSHTWTIGQVMCDIWLSSDIICCTTSILHLCVIALDRYWAITNALEYAKCRTAGRATLMIAVVWVIAICISMPPLFWRQAKAHEEMADSTVNTDQISYTIYSPCGAFYILIVLLVILCGRIYVAARSRILKPPSIYGKXFTTAQLITGSIGSSLCSINSILHEGHAHSGGSPVFINHVKIKLADSVLERKRISAARERKATKTLGIILGAFIFCWLPFFVVTLVLPICQDACWFHPILLDFLKWLGYLNSLINPVIYTVFNEEFKQAFQKLIQFKKCS, encoded by the coding sequence ATGGCCCAGTGCAACCATTCAAAAGAGCTTTCTCTCCAGAGCACATCAAATGAGTCACTGAATGCCACTGAAATGCCAGTGGCGTGGGATGAGACCACACTGCTAGGGCTGAAGATCTTACTGGCAGTCGTTCTGTCTGTTATAACTCTGGCAACCATTCTTTCAAATTCCTTTGTAATTATCACCATTTTTCTCACTAGAAAGCTTCATACACCTGCAAATTATCTCATTGGCTCCTTGGCGGTGACTGATCTCTTAGTTTCTATCTTAGTAATGCCAATCAATATTGCTTATACTGTCAGCCACACGTGGACCATTGGTCAAGTTATGTGCGATATCTGGTTATCGTCAGACATCATCTGCTGCACAACCTCAATCCTGCACCTCTGTGTTATTGCACTGGACAGATACTGGGCCATCACAAATGCTTTGGAATATGCAAAATGTCGGACAGCCGGTAGAGCAACCCTCATGATAGCTGTTGTCTGGGTGATCGCTATTTGTATTTCTATGCCACCACTTTTCTGGAGACAGGCAAAAGCTCATGAAGAAATGGCAGACAGTACTGTGAACACTGATCAGATTTCCTACACAATCTATTCACCCTGTGGAGCTTTCTATATCCTGATTGTGCTCCTTGTTATACTGTGTGGGAGAATTTACGTAGCAGCTCGATCCAGGATTCTTAAGCCACCTTCAATATATGGAAAATGATTTACAACAGCCCAACTGATTACTGGCTCCATTGGGTCTTCTCTCTGCTCCATTAACTCTATCCTTCACGAGGGGCATGCTCATTCAGGGGGCTCCCCAGTATTTATCAATCATGTGAAAATCAAACTGGCAGATAGTGTCCTGGAAAGGAAAAGAATTTCTGCTGCAAGAGAAAGGAAAGCCACAAAAACTCTGGGCATTATCCTGGGAGCTTTTATTTTCTGCTGGCTGCCATTCTTTGTTGTGACCCTGGTCCTGCCCATCTGTCAGGATGCCTGCTGGTTTCATCCAATCCTATTGGACTTTTTAAAGTGGCTAGGTTACTTAAACTCGCTTATCAATCCAGTCATATACACTGTTTTTAATGAAGAGTTTAAACAGGCCTTCCAGAAACTAATCCAGTTCAAAAAATGTTCTTAG